Proteins encoded in a region of the Sterolibacterium denitrificans genome:
- a CDS encoding patatin-like phospholipase family protein, whose product MSASRSKTALILTGGGARAAYQVGVLAAIRDLLPDTRQNPFPILCGTSAGAINAASLATQADDFGFAVSRLEAIWGNFHVRQVYRADTLGISLTGMRWLASLLGGWLVKQVPRSLLDNAPLRELLLRHLNFDRIESAIASGALHSVSITCSGYGSGQSVSFFQGGYALESWQRSQRFGVHTRLNVDHLMASSAIPFVFPAVRINREYFGDGSMRQVAPISPAIHLGADKILVVGAGQRNAGESYREYGSRYPSLAQIAGHALSSIFLDSLSVDLERLMRINRTLNLIPEDVRLAQGLPLRPIEALEISPSKRLDHIAARHVRSLPWALRALLGNIGALNKRGGALASYLLFEASYTRALIELGYHDAQERRDEILAFLDISPSTG is encoded by the coding sequence ATGTCCGCGAGCCGCTCCAAAACTGCGCTGATACTGACTGGAGGGGGCGCCCGGGCGGCGTATCAGGTCGGCGTGCTGGCGGCGATTCGAGACTTGCTGCCGGATACCAGACAAAATCCCTTCCCGATTCTTTGCGGCACCTCGGCCGGCGCCATCAATGCGGCTTCGCTGGCGACCCAGGCCGATGATTTCGGTTTTGCGGTCAGCCGGCTGGAGGCAATCTGGGGAAATTTCCATGTCCGGCAGGTTTATCGGGCCGATACGCTGGGCATTTCCCTGACGGGAATGCGCTGGCTGGCATCTCTCCTGGGGGGCTGGCTGGTCAAGCAGGTGCCGCGCTCCCTGCTCGATAATGCGCCGTTGCGCGAGCTGTTGCTGCGGCATCTGAATTTCGATCGCATCGAGTCCGCCATTGCCAGCGGGGCGCTGCATTCCGTGAGCATCACTTGTTCGGGCTACGGCTCGGGTCAGAGCGTCAGCTTCTTTCAGGGAGGCTACGCGCTCGAAAGCTGGCAGCGTTCGCAGCGTTTCGGCGTGCATACGCGGCTGAATGTCGATCATTTGATGGCATCGAGCGCGATTCCGTTTGTTTTTCCCGCCGTCCGGATCAACCGCGAGTATTTCGGCGATGGCTCGATGCGCCAGGTCGCGCCCATATCGCCGGCGATCCATCTCGGCGCCGACAAGATCCTGGTGGTTGGCGCCGGTCAGCGAAATGCCGGCGAGAGTTACCGGGAATACGGCTCGCGCTATCCTTCGTTGGCACAGATTGCCGGGCATGCGTTGTCGAGCATTTTTCTCGATAGCCTGTCCGTCGACCTGGAGCGCCTGATGCGCATCAACCGCACGCTCAACCTGATTCCGGAAGATGTACGGCTTGCCCAGGGATTGCCATTGCGCCCCATCGAAGCGCTGGAGATTTCGCCCTCCAAGCGTCTCGATCATATCGCGGCGCGCCACGTCCGCAGCCTGCCCTGGGCGCTGCGCGCCCTGCTCGGGAATATCGGCGCCCTGAACAAGCGCGGCGGCGCGCTGGCCAGCTATCTGCTGTTCGAGGCATCCTATACGCGCGCGCTGATCGAGCTGGGTTACCATGATGCCCAGGAGCGGCGTGACGAAATTCTTGCCTTTCTGGATATTTCACCCAGTACCGGATAA